The segment CTCGCTCCTGCTCGCGCAGAGCGCGCTCGCAGCGGAAGCCCCCACCGCCCTCGAGGGCATCCTCGTCTTCGAGGAGGATCTCGGCGGCAGCACCGCGAAGCAGGCCTTCACCCTCCGCGCCACCACGGCCAAGGCCGCGGCAATCGCAGCGGCGCCGACGGCTGCAGCAGGCGGCGAATCGGACGAAGGTGGCCCCGGCCTCCTCCAGGCCCTGGGCCTCGCGCTCCTGGGCGGCATCGTCCTCAACCTGATGCCCTGCGTCTTCCCCGTGCTCTCGCTCAAGGTGCTCGGCGTGGCGCAGCAGGCCTCCGAGTCGCCGGGCCGCATCCGCCTCCACGGCGTCGCCTACACCGCCGGCATCCTCGCCAGCTTCGGCGCCCTCGCCGGTGGCCTGCTCCTGCTGCGCGCAGGCGGGGCGCAGATCGGCTGGGGCTTCCAGCTCCAGTCGCCCGCCTTCGTCACCGTCCTCACCTATGTGCTCCTCGCCATGGCCTTGAGCCTCTCGGGCGTCCTCCACTTCGGCGGCTCGATCGTCGGCGTGGGCAACTCGCTCGCCTCGCGCCCCGGCCTCTCCGGCTCGTTCTTCACCGGCGTCCTCGCCACGGTGGTGGCGACGCCCTGCACCGCGCCCTTCATGGGCGCGGCGATCGGCTACGCGATCCTCCAGCCTGCGGTGGTGGCGCTCTCGATCTTCCTCGCCCTGGGCCTCGGCCTCGCCCTGCCCTTCCTCGCCTTGAGCTTCGTGCCGGCGATGCACCGGCTCCTCCCCCGCCCCGGCGCGTGGATGGAGACGCTCAAGCAGGCCCTCGCCTTCCCGCTCTACGGCACGGTGGCGTGGCTGGTCTGGGTACTCCACCTGCAGGTCGGCTCCGAGGGCCTCGCCGCCGTGCTCGCGGGCCTCGTCCTCGTCGCCTTCGCCGCGTGGGCCTGGGGCTCGTCGCGCCTGGCCGGCACGCTGATGCGCCGGGTCGGCGCCACCTCCTGCATCGGCGCGGTGGCGGTGGCCTCGCTCTTGCTCTTCGAGCTCCCCGAGGGCGCGGCCCCTGCAGAAGCGGCGACGCCCGCCGGCGCGAAGGTGGCGGCGGAGCCCTGGAGCGAGGAGAAGGTCGACGCGCTGCTCGCCAGCGACAAGCCGGTCTTCGTCAACTTCACCGCTGCGTGGTGCGTCACCTGCCTCGTCAACGAGCGGACCGCGATGAGCACCGAGGGCGTGCAGGATCTCTTCGCGGAGAAGGGCGTCACCTACCTCAAGGGCGACTGGACCAACCGCGATCCGGCGATCACCCGCACCCTCGAGAAATACGGCAGGAGCGGCGTGCCGCTCTACCTCTTCTACCGCGGCGACGGCAGCGAGCCGGTGGTGCTGCCGCAGATCCTCACCGAAGCGACGGTGCGCGAGCACCTCGAGACCCTCTGATCGGGAGCCAACGCATGTCCCTCCGCCTCTCGCTTCTCGGGTCGCTGGCGCTCCTCGTGCTGCCCGCTTTCGCCTTCGCCGCAGCGAAGGTGGGCGCGCCGGCGCCTGCCTTCACCCTGCAGGACACCGACGGCAAGGCGCGCAGCCTCGCGGAGTTCGCCGGCAAGACGGTGGTCCTCGAGTGGACCAACGACGGCTGCCCCTTCGTGAAGAAGCACTACGAGAGCGGCAACATGCAGGCGCTGCAGAAGCGCTGGACCGGGAAGGGCGTGATCTGGCTCGTCGTCAATTCGTCGGCGAAGGGGAAGCAGGGCCACGTCGACGCCGCCGGGGCGAAGGCGATCATGACGGAGGCCGGCGCGACGCCCAGCGCCTACCTCCTCGATCCGGACGGCAAGGTGGGCAAGGCCTATGGCGCCAGGGCCACCCCGCACATGTACGTGATCGATGCGAAGGGGCAGCTCGTCTACACGGGCGCGATCGACAGCGTGCCCTCCGCCGACGAGGCCGACATCGCCGCAGCGAAGAACTACGTCGACGCTGCCCTCACCGAGCTCGCCGAAGGCCGGCAGGTCACCACCGCGGCGACGCAGGCCTACGGCTGCGGCATGAAGTACGCCGACTGAAGCAAGGTGGCTGCGATCAGGCTTCGAGGGCCTGCATCGCCGCCGGCGCGAGGTGGATCTGCAGGGCGCCGAGGAGCTCCTCCGACTCGCCGCCACGGTGGCCCGGCACCCACCTGCC is part of the Vulgatibacter sp. genome and harbors:
- a CDS encoding thioredoxin family protein — translated: MSLRLSLLGSLALLVLPAFAFAAAKVGAPAPAFTLQDTDGKARSLAEFAGKTVVLEWTNDGCPFVKKHYESGNMQALQKRWTGKGVIWLVVNSSAKGKQGHVDAAGAKAIMTEAGATPSAYLLDPDGKVGKAYGARATPHMYVIDAKGQLVYTGAIDSVPSADEADIAAAKNYVDAALTELAEGRQVTTAATQAYGCGMKYAD
- a CDS encoding protein-disulfide reductase DsbD family protein is translated as MKSLRIACLLPLLALLLARPAAATEELPRMEDLVQGDLVVDPAAIAAGKSFPIGVRLRLAEDWHVYWQNPGDAGLPTRIDWTLPAGFDAGPIQWPTPIRFEQGPVVSFGYADEVVHLTDVKAPADLQQGAELDLQAEVRWLVCKEECIPGRATLQQKVKVGAADEKAASALAAAAKMLPTELPWPASLRTEKEGIRLQVDAPALGKATVTSAFFFPGAAEQVEHGAAQKLERSEAGLSLLLAQSALAAEAPTALEGILVFEEDLGGSTAKQAFTLRATTAKAAAIAAAPTAAAGGESDEGGPGLLQALGLALLGGIVLNLMPCVFPVLSLKVLGVAQQASESPGRIRLHGVAYTAGILASFGALAGGLLLLRAGGAQIGWGFQLQSPAFVTVLTYVLLAMALSLSGVLHFGGSIVGVGNSLASRPGLSGSFFTGVLATVVATPCTAPFMGAAIGYAILQPAVVALSIFLALGLGLALPFLALSFVPAMHRLLPRPGAWMETLKQALAFPLYGTVAWLVWVLHLQVGSEGLAAVLAGLVLVAFAAWAWGSSRLAGTLMRRVGATSCIGAVAVASLLLFELPEGAAPAEAATPAGAKVAAEPWSEEKVDALLASDKPVFVNFTAAWCVTCLVNERTAMSTEGVQDLFAEKGVTYLKGDWTNRDPAITRTLEKYGRSGVPLYLFYRGDGSEPVVLPQILTEATVREHLETL